From one Candidatus Methanoplasma termitum genomic stretch:
- a CDS encoding RNA methyltransferase: MPEVRIVLVGPKFEGNVGAVARAMANFDIDELYLVEPCELGDDAYRRAKHGSDVLDKAVTVHTMDEAVEGCFLVAGTSGIITHGDRNYTRLPIKIREFVQQVSGYEERIAIVFGREDVGLYQDELNKCDVFIHVPTSEKYPTLNLSHAATLVMYEFFQSGNITRRAEPADRKEKEYMLSFFDDLMDAIDYPEHRRSDTSVMFRRMMGRSIPTKYEYNTIMGIFGDASKIIKKGKKWG; the protein is encoded by the coding sequence ATGCCTGAAGTCAGAATCGTCCTTGTCGGACCCAAGTTCGAAGGGAATGTGGGTGCGGTCGCCAGAGCCATGGCCAATTTCGACATTGACGAGCTGTATCTTGTCGAGCCTTGCGAGCTGGGCGATGATGCATACCGCAGAGCAAAACACGGCTCGGATGTTCTGGACAAAGCCGTAACAGTGCATACGATGGATGAGGCCGTAGAAGGTTGCTTCCTTGTTGCAGGCACCAGCGGAATAATCACGCATGGGGACAGGAACTACACAAGGCTCCCGATAAAGATCAGGGAATTTGTTCAGCAGGTCTCGGGATATGAAGAGAGGATCGCCATTGTTTTTGGGAGGGAGGATGTGGGCCTGTATCAGGATGAACTGAATAAATGCGATGTCTTCATCCATGTACCAACAAGCGAAAAATATCCAACCCTCAACCTTTCTCACGCAGCGACATTGGTGATGTATGAGTTCTTTCAATCCGGGAATATCACAAGGCGGGCGGAACCAGCCGACAGGAAGGAAAAAGAGTACATGCTCAGTTTCTTCGATGACCTTATGGACGCCATCGATTATCCCGAGCACAGAAGATCCGATACGTCGGTCATGTTCAGACGCATGATGGGCCGCTCCATTCCGACCAAATATGAATACAATACGATCATGGGAATATTCGGGGATGCGTCTAAGATAATAAAGAAAGGTAAGAAATGGGGATGA
- a CDS encoding FtsZ/tubulin family protein, producing the protein MILAGRTLVIGSGGAGQRIVSMIPGERNIAVVTINTGDHGSTISMADGSGVDGCRGDMNLGWALANDYKGEISRSLSGYANIIVTAGLGGGTGSGTIPVIEECAKDIGARLISVVSIPMPFEGVRRDNAMSQMKKIIQISDRTIIFDIGKMPQRGGGSLTINEAISLADEMMKEAIVRICEMLDGPFFSTLSERVYTIAFRSSKDPVKGVLAAMDEHLFDADPNYGKIIVTSDAKISRADKEAISKTIGDKTGIIPEIVSGNHGDDHRVLLFIPISYLSLLS; encoded by the coding sequence ATGATCCTGGCGGGAAGGACGCTGGTCATAGGTTCGGGTGGAGCCGGTCAGCGCATTGTTTCAATGATACCCGGCGAGCGGAATATCGCCGTGGTCACGATCAACACCGGGGACCACGGTTCGACAATATCCATGGCGGACGGCAGCGGCGTGGACGGGTGCAGAGGGGACATGAACCTCGGATGGGCACTGGCGAACGACTATAAAGGAGAGATAAGCAGATCCCTCTCAGGATATGCGAATATAATTGTGACGGCCGGACTCGGCGGGGGCACCGGCTCAGGAACGATCCCGGTGATCGAAGAATGCGCCAAAGATATAGGCGCGAGACTGATCTCAGTCGTCAGCATACCGATGCCGTTCGAAGGGGTACGCAGAGACAATGCGATGAGCCAGATGAAGAAAATAATCCAGATATCCGACAGAACGATAATCTTTGACATCGGAAAGATGCCGCAGAGAGGCGGAGGGTCGCTGACCATCAACGAAGCGATATCGCTTGCAGACGAAATGATGAAGGAGGCCATTGTGAGAATATGCGAGATGCTTGACGGGCCGTTCTTCAGCACACTCAGCGAGAGGGTGTACACAATAGCTTTTCGGTCGTCGAAAGACCCGGTCAAGGGGGTCCTGGCGGCGATGGACGAACATCTTTTCGATGCCGACCCCAACTACGGAAAGATCATCGTTACCTCTGATGCTAAAATAAGCAGAGCTGACAAAGAGGCAATATCAAAAACGATCGGAGACAAGACGGGAATAATCCCCGAGATAGTGTCTGGAAACCACGGGGATGATCACAGGGTATTACTGTTCATCCCCATTTCTTACCTTTCTTTATTATCTTAG
- the rpl12p gene encoding 50S ribosomal protein P1: MEYIYSAMVLYSAGKKITEEAVTAILKAAAVEVDAAKVKALIASLEGVDIKAAIASAAVAAAPAPAAAAPAAAAKAPAAAAKPEVHEEPAVSEEDAAAGLSALFG, from the coding sequence ATGGAGTATATTTACAGTGCAATGGTGCTTTACTCTGCTGGCAAAAAGATAACTGAGGAGGCCGTAACGGCGATCCTCAAGGCCGCAGCAGTAGAGGTCGACGCAGCTAAAGTCAAAGCACTGATCGCTTCACTCGAGGGAGTCGACATAAAGGCCGCCATAGCATCGGCCGCAGTCGCAGCCGCACCTGCACCCGCAGCAGCGGCGCCAGCCGCAGCAGCAAAGGCACCCGCCGCAGCAGCAAAGCCGGAAGTCCACGAGGAACCCGCGGTCAGCGAAGAGGACGCAGCAGCTGGTCTGAGCGCTCTGTTCGGATGA